In Anopheles bellator chromosome 2, idAnoBellAS_SP24_06.2, whole genome shotgun sequence, the genomic stretch CCACCCCAATCGTGTCCTTATCGCGGGGTACCAATTGCTTATCAGCAACTTATCACGGGCATGGGCTGAAAACACGCGAACCAAACGTTCCTGCAAATCCCAATTAACGGCCACCGATAGCTTGCTCGATTGAAAATCACCGCTGACAAATGGAACGAATTGAGTGGGCCAATTAATTAGGCCGCTCGCTTTCGTTTCTATCTTTCTAAACCACGGGCTTGTCTAAGGCCTTGTTGAGTCACACCTGCCATCAGGCActtaatcaatcaaaccggCGACGAAAAGAAGGTATTATCTTTGCGAATTGATTTCCGTGGCCGATCGTTCGGATTACTTAAACCACTTCTTGACTCCGACCATAATTGGGTTCAATCTAAAAAGATAATAAACACAGGTTCACTCCCAAGTGGACTAATCATTTTTGGGAACATTTCATACATATTTATTGTAACACATTCACCGTACAAAACTCACATCATTGAAGCGTTTGttggggatgaaaaattgtgCCGAACAACTCTAGCGCTAGGTAGAAGCACATTTACTAAGGACCCGCTTTCGAGCAGGACCGATAAACCGTGGTGGTGTCGACGTCGTCTGACGGAGCTCATCAATTTGCAATTTCTGCGCCACGTTCATTAACTAACACTGCCCGGCGAAGCACCCGACTCTCCGCGGTCCAACGGCCCACGGACTCGCCATCGCCACGCCAGGACAGTGGCTGTTCCGCCTCACAAACGCAAAGCATCAGATAACATGCAAAGCCACACAAATACACAGGCACCTGGACAATATGTAGGCCACTTATTTTCCACCAGAGACAGCATGAAGTGAACAATAATGATAATTTACATTGCTGAGCGGGTTCAGTGTGGGCTCCTGGTTTTTTTCAACCATCCCACCCTGTGAACCTGTGGGTGGAAGGCTCATGCTATCCTGTGTGCCGGGGGTGTCATTATTTCTTTGGACCTGGCCACTTGCCACCggcccacgacgacgacgagggggGGCAGTACTGGAAGTGATAGTAGCTGGTGCCCAGTGCAATTATGATGGACGCAATTACGGCCGCGTCCTTGGCCGCACTCCAGAGCACTTCCGATGCGGTCCGCTTGCCGGAGGCTCCGTCCTGCCCGTGGctacaacgaaacggaaaaaacaaactggaGATACTGATGTTctaaaattatgaaacggAAAGTGTGGCGGTACGCGGCACAGTGGACAATAATTAGGGGCCGGGAAATGCTGAGCGGTGTCGCGTTACAATTGCTGCGCTGCAGAAACGAAAGTAAACGAGGTTAGGGGTCCCTGGAATCCTGCAGCTCGAGAAACATGCTCTTCTTCCCGGGGACAAGGTCACCCTGCCGGAGCCCAGATAAGTGCGCTTAATTAAAGGGAACCCTTGAGGTGCCCAGATTTAAGGGCCTCTGGCCTCAGGTGTGTTGGGCCAAATTTCATTGCGGTCGCCCCTTGTTCGGCCTGTCAGCGTTTTGAACGAAGGTAAATTGAAAGCGTCCCCAGCGGGCAGCGTCCCTTAGTGTAACGCGAGATAGCACAGAACCCCGCAGCGATTCCGGAGGCTTCCCATCTTCCAGGCCAGGGGTAAAATTAACTGAAAATTTTGGACGTGACCTGTAGAGAGGTATTGGCTCAAAACCGCGACCCAGCTGGCCGTTGGGACGCGCGGTGTTTGGGTCAATTAATGCCCTCATTAATTTGCTCCAATACGATTAATGGGAAAGGTAAAATTGCTCTAAAATGGAATGAACGACGTGTGCGGGTACGTCCTGGAGAAGGTTCCTCTTCTGTGGCAAACGGCCATTTTGGGATCTAAACAAGTGTGACTGCTGCTGAACAATCTGGAGCAGATTGCTGCGCGTGAAAAACTTTACGTGTCCAAGATtggaacatattttaatgAGGATTGGCAACAATACAATCAATCGGTAACTTTGGTTCGAGTTTCGTACATGAACACTTTACAGACGCCTTGGCTGCGTACGGTAActttttgtggaaaatgcTGTTAACGAACTGACGCGctggaaaacttttttaattgaacatCACCTGAGTGTGTGAATAGGCGGCAAATTGCTACAAAAATTGGCCCCCTCCGTCCAGCCAAGCGAACGGCGCCAACACGCGCAAAAGCTTGGGTtgatttttaatcaaaaaacTTTCGGACGGCTTTCAGAACGAGCCGATTCCGCGAATAAGcacaattaaaatcaaacaaacgggCCGGGCTTTTCGTTTTACCTTGCCGTGACGGGAACGCTGCACAGCACCAATCCATCGTATCCGTCCACGGGCAGCCGATCCGACTGTACGATATCGCTGTTGTTGAAGAAAAGTGGGAGATGTTAAGCTTCTGGCCACGGTCACTGTTTCCCCGCACGACTCGCAGGACTCACCCTGAGCGATAGCTTGATGTGGACCCACTCGAGGCCACCGTAAGCTGTGGAGCTAATCGGGAATAAACGGACGCCAGATCCACGGTGCTACTCTCACCGGACAggttgatgacgatgacgaacgtGTCGCTGCCGTGAAGCTCCCGGACGTACGTCACGATGCTGCTGGAGTACGGTACGAGCTGGATGGAACCACGGCGGAATGTCTCGTGCTGTCGCAACCGGACCAACCCCTGATACGTTCGGTAGTGACTCCGTTCGGCCCGTTTCTGTGCGGCCAGATTGAGCGTCCGGTAGTTGGGATTCACCGGTAGCCAGGTGCTAGGGCCGATCGAGAATCCCCCGTTCGCCGTATCGTCCCACTGGAACGGGGTCCTTTCCGGATCGCgcgaaaacacaataaaagcCTCCCCATTGTCCTGCGGCGTCCCACCAATCGCGTCCCGGTAGTCCTCCATTCCGATCTCCTCACCGTAGTACGTGACCGCAATACCGGGCAGCGTCATCAGGAGCGTGTGGATCGCATCGATCCGTTCCGCACCATACCGGGTTGCGACGCGGGGCTGATCGTGATTGCCCAGCACCCAGTTGGCCGTCGCATCCCGCGGCATGTACGTGAGCCATTTGTTGATGGTAAACACAAAGTCCTGTGCACTAGAGCCCCGCTCGAGATCGGTGATCAGTAGAAAGTTGAACGGCATATGTGACCCACGGCGCACCGACTGACCGTGGCCGTCCTCGCCTTCGTGATAGTACCGCATCGTGAAGGTAATGTTGGCATACGCCTCGGTCATAATGATTCGACTGTCGCCACCATACTGTCGGCTCCAGTCGTCCAACAACGCCCGCCATTGGTACACCATGTCGTAGTCTTCGAGCTGGCATCGGAAATGGAATTAGAATATCAGGTTCAACTGAATTCGACGCGGCCGCCGTCACCACCAGTCCTTACCAGATCCTTCGTGTAGATGTGGTGTGTGTAGCCGTACGAAAGCGGATCCCGGTCAGTGCCCGTTTCCGGCTCGTCCCGAAAGTCCTCGACCTCGAAGAGATGGTTGACGGCGTCGATGCGAAACCCGGCGACACCTTTGCGCAGCCAAAACCGCAACACTTCCTTCATCTCCTCGACCACGGCTGGCTGCCGGAAGTTCAAATCGGGCTGCTGGGCAGTGAACTGGTGCAGGTAGTACTGACCCCGCTCCGGGTGGTACGTCCAGGCCGAGCCGTAAAATACCGATTGCTGTAAATAGAGGAATCATTAGTCGGGAGGCGCGAGCTTTGCGCGCCAGGCGCAACACCCAGTACCCAGTTATTCGGCGGTAAACGGGTTCCATTAGCGTCCTCGCGGCCATCATGCCACACGTAGTACTCGCTGTACGGCGGTTCCCGGGCCACGGACCGTCGGAACCACTCGCACTGATCGCTCGTATGGTTGGGCACAAAGTCGAGGATGATTTTAACGCCCAACCGGCGCGCTTCGTCCATCAGCGACTCGAAGTCCTCCATCGTGCCGTACTCGGGCTGGATGGCGGTGTAGTCCGTGATGTCGTACCCAAAGTCGACCATCGGCGATAGGAAGATGGGCGACAGCCAGGTCGCTCCGATACCGGCGTCCCGCAGGTGCCACAGCCGGTTCCGGATACCGCGCAGGTCGCCGACACCGTCGCCGTCCGAGTCCATGAACGAACGGGGATAGATTTGATAGAAAACCGTCCGCTGCCACCAATCGCCGTCCTGTCCGGCTGCTAGCCCAACGAACGCGGCCACCATCAAAGGGAACCAGAGCGCCCCGGCCATCGTTGCACCCGGCGTTgagttttatgcaaattgaatcTTCACACCGCGACGATGGCTCCAGATTTGATCCTGCAAACGATGAAATGTAGACTTTTTTGGCATGCGCAAAAGCAAACACTCACTTACCCGGCAGCAATCGATAGGACGCTCTGAATAAATTTAATCGCAGCGCGGTCCGACGCAGCCGATGCACCGAGTTGCACTGCAAATGGGAGAGAGCTCAGATAGAACAGACGGGTTGAGTTATTTCCCCGTCGCTTCGAGTGTTGATGTTTTCGCGCTTTCTTTATCAACACTGACCACCAACCCCCGACGTCGAAGCGGCACTTAGCGATTTACATCATGaatttggttcggtttcggcgtcggtttcggttcctgTTGGTGCCATACGTattgcatacattcaggcgACATTTCAAACGCAATGCTGTCAGTTGGCCGATTcaaaattggaagaaaaaaccacaatTTGGATTGAATTTCAAAGATGTACAAAGCATCAGTCTCTATTTTACAAAActgaaacttttttttactaaTAGTGGGACCCtatgaaaaatggcgaaaatagAGCTGAAGTTCGCTTGACATTTGTCTTCTGCAAAATCGCTCTTGCAATTTACACCCGTTCTTTTCTATCCAAGTTTAAAGGCCCGCAATGGCACAGAAAAGCGTCCGCTTGTTTGCATAAATCATTCACGTCGACAGTGGCCATTGCATGGCGATCCACTTCGCATCATCGGCCATTAAAACCTAACCAAGCCAATGTTGCCAACCCTCTCGCCCTCTCATTCTCTCACGTGTCTCCCGAGAGAGTTGGTCGAATCGTTCGTTCAGGGCCGCACCACAAAACTGGACCAAACACTCGCCCAAAGAAATCCGGATGTGTTCCCGCATTCTGTGATTTATGGAACAACGGTGAACATCGGCTAACACGGCTCAAGAACGGTACGTGCTCCACATTTCCAAGCGCATGGTCAAGGGCCCACACGGGAGAcgagtaaaataaaaccatttcccgccgaaaaacggaacccgTTTTCATAATCTCAACAGTTTTCGCTGCCATTGCATTGGCATGATAAACACGTCCAGGATCCAGGAGTGTGGTGTAAAAGAATATTCCACCACCCATCCACACAAGCGGAATCGAAATTTAAACCGGACATTTTCACGATGAAACACTCAATTCAACGTTGGACGCCCGGTTTGCTGTACGAATTACGGACAGGCCACAATTTGCTATCAAACGGTACGTCGCAAACTTACTTTCAAGTGTCTCCTTTAGCCATGTCTGCTACACGCtagtcgccgccgccgtcaacGTTTGCTTCGGCCCGAGGCACTCCACGGCACGGTGAGATAAAGTCGTGTCTTACTTGTAAATTCATCAAATGCGAAGTCGGCAACCCGGGGCTGAACTTTACACATCTGAGCGTGGCATAGGCAATGGGGGCACACACAAGGAAGTCTGCAgttgaaaacaacaaattcgGGTTTTTTGCGCGATTCAGTGCCTTCAGCCCAAAGGCCTTTTTGCCACTGCCGTAGCAAGGGCCAGGTAGCTAGCGACTCCCAGGAGTTTAGTCTCGCTTCATCGGATGTAATGCAAATTTatggaatattttattgactGAATTTATGCGCTACCGGGACTGGCTCGCACTCACTTGTCCAGCGTGGTCTTTctgatggaaatggaaaactgttACGAgtcccgccggtggccaccgaaaagttCAAAGTGGCTTAACACTCGGTGTAAGCGAAGCTTGATTCGCTCGCAGTtcgcggacgcggacggcCAACGCTTGTTAAATCTTCTCAGCTCTCGGTACTGTTACTTCGTCATGTAGACGGCACCCAGTTTATCGCCGTATTAGGGGAGAAAAATCTACGGCAGAGTGAAAAAAAGTCTCACAACCTCGGTTTGAGGATTTACTGGAAAGGAATTAAAAAAGTCGCACCGTCAAACATTCCCCCAGCTAGCGCTGAGGCCTGTGTACTGCAGCCATAACGTCGTGCAAAGAAGCATAAAAGCCAAAACTTTTCCTTATTGCCGTTAAGAGCGATTTTGGATAATAATGGATTTTAAAGCATTGCCTTTGAGGCGTAAAATCTGCGCTCGAGTGGCATGAAGCGAACATAATATGGCCACCGCATTAAAGCTTATCATTATGAATCATACTAATTATTGTGTGTTTCCAAATCACTCCACGCACAGTATTTTACAAGTTTCTTATCGTTACGTTGAAAATTTGACAAGTGTTTACGGAAATAGGATACAGTGAAATTGTAGGAAGAAATCGCCCAACAATTGTTCTGGAACCACAACAAAATACGGAGCTTCGCCAAAGAATCGCAACGGAACGCAAGATTGGGCCATTTCACCGAACGGCCCATTATTAGGATCATATCGTAAAGaaatttattataattttttacgACTCAACGAACGAATCATTCTTTCGGTTTTGCTTTCAGCTTACTTACACTGCATATCTGTCCTGCGCTGTTCCTTCGGTGCGGAGTAATTtcgtgtgaaaaatgaactaAACGCTTCGGCTCCctagcaccggcaccgaaagtcGGCCAATCGTGCCCGCCTATCGACGCCACACTCATCAAGGACCCTTGTAGTCATCGTATTACCAATGTTTGCCATTATCATCAAGATCGCGTCTCCGTCGTTTCGTGCGATAGCCACGGCCCGAAGCGAGACTGCGTTggccacaagaaaaaaaaaattgccgcAATAATGGAGTGGCGTTTCTCGATTCCTCTTTCGGAAACGGTCGGAcgggaaacaaaataaaaaaatctcccaaacacacactcgcgcgcAGTAGTGAAACAGTTATCCGTCACGATCGGCGATCATTTATCTGTCCAGAGGATTGAGACCAGGCTGTTGGCTGTCTCGCTTGCCAGCTGGAAGCAGTCCAGCCAATCCGGAGACGCTGAAGTTCCCGCGAGGCGATGTGTCAACAAATCTGTGAGCCTTCTTGGGCGAAACTTTTCGCTCGAACTGCGAGCTTCGACACCGATCCATCGCGGCGGGAACCGCGACGGGGACCGGCGAACATAAATCAGCCGAAAATAATGTTACCGACACTGATCGTTCGAGCGGCGACGCTCCTGCTACGTGATGGGAATATTATCGgtttaaggatttttttttcgtgacTTACGGAATCGTCAACCGTTAGCGACAAAGCACGGCCCTGGCCCTAAACACGGTTGTATCGTGCGGCAGCTTAGATGATTGAACGGATGGCACACGTTCGATGGtctgttaattttattttcaaactttaAACAACTTTAAAACTAAAGTTTAAAGTATAACACCATAAGTTCAAAGAAATCGCGCTCCAAAGAGATGCTTTGTCCTTCGCTCGTAGAAAAGAGAGCTAAACGTAGAAACACTCTAGCGGGAAGTAAAACACGGCAcgatattaaattaaaataaaatcatattGGCTGTCGCAACCAACGGCTCTTCGGTCAATGATTGCAGCCAACCGACAagggaagaaggaaaaacccTGCTCCGGCAACCGGCCCTGCTGTAAGCAATGTGCATGCACTTAACTGCGCTTATAACGCACTTTCTTGGCCGACGCtttgcatttttgttcgtGGTAAGTGGTTTCGTGCGCCTGCGGGCCACCAGAATCGACCCGGGGATCTGGAGGCTACGTACACGGCTCGAGGACCAACAGTTCTAAGGGCCGTGCCGTTGTGCCAAGATCTGTGCTCGATGAAAAGATCGTCGAGTGCAACCCTTTTAGCATAAGCAAACCGGGGTCGGTGGCtggaaaatgagtttttcgCCATACGCCAGGTTTCCCAGGAGCGCTGGGAGCGCGTAATAAAATTACGGTTCACTCTGGAgggttaatttgttttctgctgctgtggcACAGGTCAGTCATGTTTATAAATGTACTCTTTTACCGCTTTAATGTGTTCAAAAGAAGTAGAGCTGTCGGCGAGTCGGCCACTCACATTGACTTCCAAAAGGGCATTGTTAAATGGTAGCATCCCTCGCCAACAATCGGGAAGGAATTTCCGAAAGCATTTCCAGGTATGTTTCGCTTTCAATTTGATGAGCTACATTAAAGGTCCAACGGTCACATTAAAGGTCACAGCAAATATTCTTCGGCGAGCTTTCGGGGGACCCTTGTATGAGTTAACTTCTCACGTTCGTTAGTATCTGTTCAAAATGAGCACACAAGTATTCTTCAATGAGCTGCCGACATCACCGCGGACAACGGAACAGAAAGTAACTTTATGAAACACGAATCCTTCAATACTCAACTTTCGCCCGGCTGAATCTATCCTTCGGCAACCACACCGCGTATGTAACCCTAACTTTCGAGATGCTTGCTGACGTGTGTGGAAAACTTGCCCAAAGTAGTCGTCCCTTCGGCTTGATGCGACCCCGAAGTTGCCAATCATGCATAACATCTCGACGTTTCGTTGGTACGTAAGCAGCGTAGAACGGGAATTTGGCCAAGCATCAAATATTCGCGACCTTCACGCGCGAAagccccggcaccgggcaccgcaaaagcaaacaaccaTTACAACCATTAACGTTTTGCGTAACACTTTTCACTTGCGCCGTTCtgcgcgcgctctcgctccTGGCATGAAATATTAATGGCGTTTGTAATAACTTTCGCTCAACTCAAATCCATCACGCGCTAAGAGGACAAATGAGGGCTCGTCTGGCTTAAGGACCTTTTCCGGGTGAACAActtgttttttgtgcttcgtTTACCCTTCTTATCCCGCGACGACCTTCGTGGGGCCGTCGACACAAAAAATGGATATTGTTTCTTGGttgcaaatttaaaaaatatgccCAGTGGATCATGAAATCCGTCCACCAGAAAATCGTCACTGAAGGTGGTAATTATGCGTAGTGCCAGCGGCTTGACGTGACTAATCCTTCGAGAGGGCTCACCACGTCATCAATCAAAACGGTGAGGCAGAACACGAGATTAGACGGCAAGTTCAACATTAATGCACTCGTTTTCTTGCCAACTTCAAACCAATACTCTGAGTCAAGGTCCACGAGCCAAACTGGATCAAAAGATCCATCAAAGTCCTTAGCCAACCGATGAGTTTCTCGTTTTTGtgcagaacaaaacaaaaaccatctCAGCGATGATTAAAGTCAAAGTTTTCCGTACGGCGGACAACGTTTTTCCACACAGAACGTGTGCGCTTCGATAAACCGAACCGGGAAAGTTAATCTCTTGACCTTTCCAATTAATGGAGAAGATAAATAGCTTTACATTAGCGCAAATTGGAATGTAAAGCTGAAGGTACAACCAATTAAAAGTCTCCAACAAAGGCCCGGGGGTTTGATAAAATAGATATAACTCTTATAGCATATGACAGGCTAAAAGCCAATGATGCTGCAAGATGCTTCTAAAGCTTCTAACTCATCGTCCTCTTCTCGGTAATAGTGGTCGCCGGGGAATCCCACCGAGTGTAGTGAAGTGTTCACAGCGTGAGCCAAAATGGCCCGTTTCTAGATATAATGAACATCCTCGGGCACGGAATACTCCTCCATCACAGCTCACAGGCCAGGTACCAGACGGTGCAGTCGTGCGATGGCACTGTGCTTTAATCGACACCCGCTGCAACTCGTTAGCTTCGTGAGAAACTGACCGTGAAAAATGTTCCCCTTACGAGTGCAATCGACAGACCGCTACGGCTATCCGAACGGAGAAGATAAATGGCGCTGCTCGGTCGGGGGTCGCAAGGACATCGTCGTCGCAGTCGGTCACCCGTTAGCCGTGCCACCTACGGTGCTGGAGGGAAGCTAGGGGCCGGCGAGGGAAGAATAGCTACATTATCTTCAAAAGATATTGGAAATTGCCCCCCCGGGTCGGGGCAAGATCGAGATGTATGATTTATGAGTTTGTCCTTCAGCCGTGCGCACATCGTCCCGTGCTGACGCGGTGCTCGAATGAGCTCATAAATGTTTATGAATGTCTGCCTTGTTTCACTCCGCAATGGCTTGCCTCGTATGGCGAATTTATTGAATCGCCCACGATGCTTTCAGGGGGCTCCGGACTTTTATGTTCCCCGGCTAAGACCATTTATGGCACTGGACCCCCCCTTTTTATAACTTtcgccgaaaagaaaatgctaGAATAGTTCGGAAAACGCATCGAAACGCATCAACCACCGCTCAACATTGTGATTGATTTGTCACACATGCATTAATCAATTATGCACATCCCAGAGACCGCGACCACGACAGCTGTCatggaaataaaacaccatTATAATTGTGTAACACGAATAATAATCAGCGAACATCCTCGAGCCAACCGGCACTAATGTGCCTTGCTGTGGCTTTCCGCAAATGCACACGCAGGGGCAGTGTCCGGGCTGGCTGCCAATTAAAACGCGAGCTACAGTCCACCACACCCGGTGTCCGGTCCAACGAATGTatgcattttatttgcaatgcaaatgcGAAAAACGGTCCCGGTTTTACTTAATGAAGACACTCCGTTGCCAATCAAAGAGCGGGATGCGCATGCGCGTCCGGTGCACGGAGAAGCATGCAATATATGAAACTATGAAATCGCATACCGTGAAAATCTAAAGGGACCCCACACTACGGGCTCTCGGActgagagagaaagaagcgATACcgtaatggaggcgcctggtgtttATCGATTATTCAACACAAAACATGCTATCTCTCTAATCAATTAGTTGCATTTTCTACTCTATAGTCTAGAATATACATAGAAATTAAGTTTGTTACCTAAAACATGGCATTCACTAGTTTCAAATAATGCGCTTAGCTGCTTGTAgatttttgaaacgctttaCCATTTTAACGCTAAataagagaaagagagggcatCACCGTGCTTTGTGCGGCGCCTGTTCATTCCGTTTCGCAACAGTAAACAATGATAACTGGTAGTTGCAGCTGATAATGTAGTTGTTTGATCGTTACGGCcctttaattgattgattaattgcAAATAATTCGAGCTGCAGAGCTAATGAACAATAACATAAACACTGTCCCCTTGTAGCACACGAACCACACCACAGACACTTGCAAAAGGTAGGTTTAAATGACGCGGCAGTCGCTGAGAGCAACTGTTTATAGACACTTCACGGTTCATAATATTTATGGCAAATCAAACTCGGTTTTGGTAATTGGACGGTGGAATCAAAGTATTCCCTTAAAGGGTGCCACAATCGGAACTAGTAAAATAATCAGTCATACAACTTCTTTATTTCCAACTTCCTTCGGCATGGGCACtccattttatgttatttttaacaaattttctctctctttcttataAATGTTTTACTCACTGTCTTCGTAATCCAATTACAATTCTTATCAAATTTGGAATGATTCTCCTTTTTATCAACGATACAtttggtcccttttttcgcACATTGTTGAAGTACCCAAACACATCCGGTtttgaatggaaaaatggttAGAAGTGCTCAATCATAAACGCAATACTCCGTTCGCACCATTTCGCCAGGCGCCGGGTATACGTTTCCCATCTTATCGtgtatctttttttttctttctttgtgtctactttcttctctctctctctctctctctctctctcactccgTTTCAACTTTACAACGTTCCCGACCCACCGGCCGGACCGCAGTCGCCAGCTCGCCAGAAAATAAGTTTACCAAAGATGATATAACGTTCACCGGAACTGGTGCGGGGCGCGAACAGTTGCACTGCTGCGATCTGCCCACGTGTCAAGGACCGACCACCAGCTACGGAGCCTGCGGTCCCTCGAGCACCGTTCCAGCCACCAGTTCGGGGCCGGGAGCGGCGGCATCACAGCATCTGACATCGGCCACCCAGCGGCAACCcctgttgcagcagcaacaaccccAAACGTCGTCACAATCCGCCGGATCCTGCCATCCGTACCATCACCActatcatcaccaccatcaccaccaccattgccaTCAGCCAGTGCGCCCGGATTGCCATTCGCGGAACGGACAAATAGCAAGTGAGTATTGCATCTTCTTTTCTAAACAACTCCTACGTTGGCCTGTTATAAAATGCATGCGCTAGGTTACTTGGAATTCGTTTGCCATCTTAACGTTAAAGTAGCTTACTTTTGCTTGTAATTTGCACTAATTCAATACTTGTTCCTTTCTAAGGCATGGTGTATTTGGTCACTAACTATCAAAGGTACTAAACGGCAAACTATCGAGCCACTTCTACTCGATTTCCGTACAGATGGTTCTAGTTGACGTATTGCGTTTGTGCAGTTCACTAAGCCAATTCTTTGATCCTCAATCGAGTGTTGATTAGAAAGCTGCTTCGAATCCCATTGTAAAACATTGTAAAACCAACCGCAAGTCAGGCCGAAACCACACCAGGTCGGCACAAAGCAGCAGTGGTTCAGTACGGACACTGCTTAATTAAATCCATTTATTTGAACTTCCACGTAACGGCAATGGAACGGCTTCTTCCGGCGAAGCTCAGCCACCCGATTGCATCACATCCGAAGTgatattcatttcaattaagcACACCATCTCGAACCATCGGCTTCGAGCCCCGTAGCCAGCCGGACGACGCTTATGATAATGGTGATGGCCATGTTATCCTGCTGCTGATCCCGAGTACCTTCGGCTAACTAGCTTCCTTCCCGATCCGTATTCGTCCTCTTTTGCGAAACGTGTGCTGTGCCAAGCGCTCTGCAACAGCTAATTGACCGGATCAATGTGGAGCAGTGCTCTTCTCCGCACGTCACCGGGAAACTGCAGCACCAAGGAATAACCACAATCCATGACTGCCCCAGGCCAAACATGGTCGGAAAGCCAAACAGATTGTGGAATATCTTCTGAACACGAACAGCAAAGCACAGAGCAGCATCCAACAATGGTAATTGCAAGAGGAAGTAGCCTGCGCAAAGTGTCATCTCTctgccaccggaccggatggtgTGGGGCTGCAATCAGTGTGACGACTTTTGCTTGGCATTCCCAGCACTTCGAATGGTCCACGCTTGCAATTCCTGGCACGATGTTCCGTTCGAAAGAGTAATTCATGCTCGGATTGAGCCAGGATTGGGATTTAAGCCAGCACTTCTTCGTCAAAGACCCACCTTGAACCAACATATTTTCCGAAGA encodes the following:
- the LOC131209385 gene encoding maltase 2-like; its protein translation is MAGALWFPLMVAAFVGLAAGQDGDWWQRTVFYQIYPRSFMDSDGDGVGDLRGIRNRLWHLRDAGIGATWLSPIFLSPMVDFGYDITDYTAIQPEYGTMEDFESLMDEARRLGVKIILDFVPNHTSDQCEWFRRSVAREPPYSEYYVWHDGREDANGTRLPPNNWQSVFYGSAWTYHPERGQYYLHQFTAQQPDLNFRQPAVVEEMKEVLRFWLRKGVAGFRIDAVNHLFEVEDFRDEPETGTDRDPLSYGYTHHIYTKDLLEDYDMVYQWRALLDDWSRQYGGDSRIIMTEAYANITFTMRYYHEGEDGHGQSVRRGSHMPFNFLLITDLERGSSAQDFVFTINKWLTYMPRDATANWVLGNHDQPRVATRYGAERIDAIHTLLMTLPGIAVTYYGEEIGMEDYRDAIGGTPQDNGEAFIVFSRDPERTPFQWDDTANGGFSIGPSTWLPVNPNYRTLNLAAQKRAERSHYRTYQGLVRLRQHETFRRGSIQLVPYSSSIVTYVRELHGSDTFVIVINLSGESSTVDLASVYSRLAPQLTVASSGSTSSYRSGDIVQSDRLPVDGYDGLVLCSVPVTASHGQDGASGKRTASEVLWSAAKDAAVIASIIIALGTSYYHFQYCPPSSSSWAGGKWPGPKK